ATTTTAATAGCAACCACAGTAGCTCAGATGATGACACAACACTTTCaactataaaaatagaaaaagaactACACACAGCGCCAACagaaattcaaaataagaaaaggcatagaaaaaaaagaaaagcgaATAACTCTATGCTATTGAATGAACCGCATCATACCATAGACACAAATAAGGAGTCCGTAAAACAATTTACATGTCTCACTTGTTTAAAACCATGTGATTCTCAAACAGATCTCAATAAACATTATCATAAAGaacatttaaataagaatattagTACAAAATATACAGAAAAAGACGTAGATGGTAATATAATGTATGGCTGTGATATTTGTGAGGAAAATTTTAGTACAaagaaagatattttaaaacatgttgATAGTCACAATGATGAGAGACCATTAATTTGTAAGCTTTGCGGTAAGTTATTATGTAAAACGAGTCAGTTTCTTATggcttcacccgcatcccgtggtaactactgcccatacACGATAGCCGGATAAAATATACGCAATATTACTTGGGGATAATGTTgcttcccaatagtgaaagaattgttcaagtcagttcagttgtttcggagccttcggttttgaacaaacaaaaaatgtttcctctttatctatactaatattataaagctgaagagtttgtttgtttgaacgcgctaatctcaggaactactggtccgattagaaaatttcttttagtgttagatagcccatttatcgaggaaggctataggctatttatctcggtacgggaagtagttcccacgggatgcgggtgaaaccgctggcagaagctatattatacatatagatGAAAGtactatattttttcagtaactgtttctgaatattttattccacatctatttaatattttgggaATGTAAATCAAAGTAAGCTTCTATTAATTGGCACATAACATTTAAATGTAGCAAATAAACAGATACAccaatttatgtatattttcacaGGAAGAACTTACAAGACAGTTATGGAGATCATTAGGCATGCTCGGGTACACAGTGGGGTAAAACTGCAGTGTTCATACAATTGTGGGTACTCTACAGCTTACCAGGGCGCTTTGAAAGAACATGAAAACAGGCATCAGTCTGTACACAAGGTTTGAAGCATTTCTATATGATGTTTTACCCAGTTTTATATACAATGTAGTGGGACTAGCCGTCACCTCAGCTGCTGTACATTGTGGGTAAAAATCATAGTGGTCTTAAAAAACACTTGTCTTCTAAACTGTAACCTGCATTTCCATTCATTTTGTATCTCAAACCCAATTCACATCCAGGTTCATACTTTctacaacataaacaaaaaagaattgttcaaatcagtTAGTAAACCATCAGGATATGGGTGAccaaatatgaaaaaaactatataatacTAACATTCGAATTGATAACATCCTCTTTTTTGGGCATTTGGTTAGAAAGGATCCAAATCCACATAAGGGGAGGGGGTCTGATGAATTCTAGAAGTTTCCTGGTTCAAAAAACGAATAATATGTACagcaaaaatgtttaatgtgAAACACAAAGTGCTAATGTTTAGGCCTCTACTTCACCATGAGACTATGCAAAGTCCTTTATCTACCCGTTTTATATTCCAGTACACCTGTGAGAAATGTGGCAAGGGTTTCAACGTGAAGACCTGGTATGAACAGCATCAGAATATCCACACAGGACTCAAGCCTTTTGTTTGCAGTATATGTGGGCTAGCCTTTCACATGGCCAGGTTAGAAAAGCAGAAAAACTATGAGATTACTTATTTCCCATAATTTATCTAtgctcatcatctgcctagccttttcccaactatgttggggtcgattTCCAGTCTATCGGGTTTAGCTGAGAACCAGAGTTTCACATAAAGTGACTGTTTTTTTCTGTGTTGATGGATAAAAAACTTAACTGCTTGTTTGCCTACATTTGATCTGTAGGGTATTCTAAATCGGATGACGGATATAATGCATAAATTACTGTAAAATTTTAGGAATTCTATTCACGCAGAGTTTGCCTGTGTGAACCATTGATTATAAAATTGTTGCTAGATCATCAACATAGATTTAAATACAATTCTGGCCGAtgataatatttaagtatatatgtaCTAATGTTTAAGTTACACCCATGCTATTCCAAAACAAATACTTGAATTTTACAGATATTTGACAGCTCACAGAAGCTCGATGCATCCACAATCATCAAGCGTGAAACGGTACATATGTGTACATTGCGGACAAAAGTGTGATAGTGCCAACAGTCTTAGTTTACATTTAGAGGTATGTacagattttttactattttcgcTGTACAGGTACATTCCTAAATGTTATAAGTTTGAGATAATTTGCCACCCTGTACACGaaacttaataacttatttCAGCGGTTTTCATTTCTAAAAccgataaaataatgataaaaaataggCGGGTTTCATAGAAGGCGTgtgagggcggagctagtaacgttcctcgttccccgaaTACCCGCATGTTGTTGCGCTACTTTCCTAGAAGATTTTTCGTTATTACATCTccgatagtcattttgttctccatgttctaAAATTTTGTCTATTTACAGGAACAcggaataaataaagaaaaggaaTTTCTGTGTGACTTCTGCGGCAAGATCCTCTCCAGCGCTGATCAATTGAAGTATCATCACAGGATGCATTCTGGAGTCAAGCCGTATTCGTGCAGGTTCGTACCTTAagcaaattattttcattttgatattatctgcctagccttttcccaactatgttggagtcggcttccagtctaaccgattgCACCAATGTTTTACACGGaccgaatgcctatctgacctcctcaacccagttacccgggcaaccataCAACAAATACCCCAAGGTTAGACCTGTTGTCAGATactctgacttctgactacccgtaacgactaccagaGGTGTTCAAATTCAGCTGGGACCCACCAGTTTATTGTGCTTACCGAAATACAGTTGACACGATAACTCGGAATAACAAGATGGTTCTTACTTATTCATGGTccgaccgcgccaagcattgcttaaccttatgattatTTGATCCGCGTGGTTTTGACTTATTAACCACGAGCTCTTTGAAGTATAagtatatgtcggcgtcaggatccgacatcgtttaaataaaacaaaggggttctcacacaatcacttggtttattccaattaacacaatatcagtcactacaattatttatcacgaatttgtgggaggtgtgcactcggcaacggtcggcgaacgaatgacccgagtcgtgcgcgcgcgccgctttatataaggtccaccgttgacagatcgacggttgacacatcgacggtggcgccgtcatatacaTAAGTCCCACATGTGATATGCTCTAAAAAACTATAGTTTCATCCAATGATAACAGTCACACTATTTTTCACAGCATATGCAACAAGTCTTTTGCAAAGAGGTACAACGTTAAAGTTCACATGACATCTCATTCCGGTGAAAAGATTCACTCTTGCCCACGCTGCGGGAAGAGGTATGCGCAGAGAAGCACGCTTCTACAACATCTGAAAAGGTAATATACTATACcaactaacataaaaaaattcatCATACCTCCCAGTTTGACTAAACCAGGGTGAACCAACCAACCAAATCTTCCGTATTGAATAAATCTCTATTTACCAATATgcctaaaaataatgtttttgtaactCTTCAGGCACCACGCCGGGACGTCGCCTGAGCGCACTgcgtaatacctacatacagaaACTAGGTATAAATAATAcgtcaataaacatttttcattccgaatattttattttcttaaatgtcTTAACTTCACGAAGCTTTCTGAAGCCTTCCTTCACTCGTCTCCCTAGTAATATCTTATAAGTTGATTATCAGGAACAATAAAGGCGTGAGTAGAGTAACCGCTCCGACCCTGCCGATGGTCGCCGAATTATATTGCTGAATCTGTAACGATGATAGATCAAACTGAGAAATTGTTCCAAATATGCAATTACCGCGACCCTGTAATACGAATGGCTAAAGAATGAACATGGAACCGATGGAATGGAGTTATTCAGTTCAATAGGTAAATCCCCCTAGCTTGGAGGCAGCAGTCCAGCACTTCTCATTTGAGCTACAGCGGGTCCATTTGGTTACTTTTCACGTCATTAAACAGGTTACCATTGGTTACCTTAGCTTCGATCCAGTCGGTATAATTCGCGACCCTGGCGTATACTCCTGGCCACGTCGGCTCGGCGCAGCCCCAGCTCCACGAGGTGACTCCCACCACCAAATTCCCGTACAGCAGCGGCCCGCCCGAGTCACCATTGCATGTGTCCTTGCCTAAAACATAGTTAGCTTTCTTTAATTTTGGAGTATCTTcttttctcctgccctgttcccaattttacttggggtcggcgcaatatgtcaatttcttccattttcccctgaactgacactcactcccttcctattcatatcatctttcaggcaatccatccatcttttccgAGTTCTTCCCCtccctctccatccatctacattcatacttagcacatattttgttgcatgcgtatcatccctcctcattacatgcccataccatgacaatcttctacttctcatcttttctgtaactggcgctactttcagattTCCTCTAatgtactcattcctcactttatccattcttgtaattTTGGAGTATATGCCATACATATTTGCTTACGTAAGGGTTGTTCGTGCAAACTGTAGGTATTGAGGGGGTCCAATATGACTGCCTAAGTCGCTCTATGTTGAATAatggtattc
This genomic stretch from Helicoverpa armigera isolate CAAS_96S chromosome 26, ASM3070526v1, whole genome shotgun sequence harbors:
- the LOC110372409 gene encoding zinc finger protein OZF, whose product is MDIGYLCRFCLSTSDNNMCKIQECDIFSKIRTFLTIDISIDESLPNKLCNECIKKISDMTKFCLTVQENENKLRKYLKDGTLHDYYLNFTNNVPIKAEEIEPIIFCDSQCIKNEGSNTELATEKCKIKSKRKLNKAQNKDNNLDYNNQKDEELADHFNSNHSSSDDDTTLSTIKIEKELHTAPTEIQNKKRHRKKRKANNSMLLNEPHHTIDTNKESVKQFTCLTCLKPCDSQTDLNKHYHKEHLNKNISTKYTEKDVDGNIMYGCDICEENFSTKKDILKHVDSHNDERPLICKLCGRTYKTVMEIIRHARVHSGVKLQCSYNCGYSTAYQGALKEHENRHQSVHKYTCEKCGKGFNVKTWYEQHQNIHTGLKPFVCSICGLAFHMARYLTAHRSSMHPQSSSVKRYICVHCGQKCDSANSLSLHLEEHGINKEKEFLCDFCGKILSSADQLKYHHRMHSGVKPYSCSICNKSFAKRYNVKVHMTSHSGEKIHSCPRCGKRYAQRSTLLQHLKRHHAGTSPERTA